A genomic region of Alicyclobacillus sp. SO9 contains the following coding sequences:
- a CDS encoding phosphodiester glycosidase family protein, translated as MSKRTSKTPSTGGLHGRKDRQKTRNRRLRRIRNTVFGIFAALLLLVGTGYGVGFLTPWGNRTRIVLAETIVSTRHYYLAKYITTNKEYHTLRAQLSKTVKDSSVPVTGQISASSPSPKITPSTPAQAGSVQPSNGTTGLSRTPVKKVKNVEIKRISGKGYNGFVMLVHNPKTIRLVHAQILNGKGEYITHMAKRIGAVAGVNASGFLDPKGNGWGAKAYGLEYVGGQVLHGLNNGYGMVTVGFTKAGKMLLGKYNSQQLQHLGIQDAMQFMPELVVDGKPMITHGDGGWGYGPRTAVGQTKDGTVIFVVINGRFHGGSGMGASQRQVMNIMLQYGAVNACAMDGGSSSVLYSKGKILNSPSTIDPNGQRHLPDAWLVFPSASAAQSYHVNSSSN; from the coding sequence ATGTCCAAAAGGACGTCAAAAACCCCTTCGACCGGCGGCTTACACGGTCGTAAAGACAGACAAAAAACACGAAATAGACGGTTGCGAAGGATACGGAATACTGTCTTTGGCATTTTTGCCGCTCTGCTTCTGCTCGTTGGAACAGGGTACGGTGTTGGATTTTTAACGCCTTGGGGCAACCGCACCCGTATTGTCTTGGCTGAGACAATTGTATCTACGCGCCACTATTATTTGGCTAAATACATTACAACAAACAAGGAGTACCATACGTTACGGGCTCAGTTGAGCAAGACTGTAAAGGACAGCAGCGTACCTGTCACAGGACAAATTTCTGCCAGTTCACCATCTCCCAAAATCACACCAAGTACACCTGCACAAGCAGGTTCGGTGCAACCTTCCAACGGTACAACGGGTCTCTCTCGTACGCCTGTTAAAAAGGTGAAAAATGTTGAAATTAAGCGCATCTCCGGCAAGGGTTACAACGGCTTTGTCATGCTCGTGCACAACCCTAAGACCATTCGGCTTGTTCACGCACAGATTCTCAACGGAAAGGGCGAATACATTACACATATGGCCAAGCGTATTGGCGCAGTGGCTGGTGTGAATGCCAGTGGTTTTCTCGACCCAAAAGGAAACGGCTGGGGTGCTAAGGCCTACGGCCTCGAGTATGTCGGAGGACAGGTGTTGCACGGTCTGAACAACGGATACGGCATGGTAACAGTCGGTTTCACGAAAGCTGGAAAGATGTTGCTTGGTAAGTACAACTCACAGCAACTCCAGCACTTGGGCATTCAGGATGCGATGCAGTTTATGCCTGAACTGGTTGTTGACGGGAAACCAATGATTACGCACGGTGACGGAGGTTGGGGCTATGGACCGAGGACAGCCGTAGGCCAGACCAAAGACGGTACTGTGATTTTTGTCGTGATAAACGGCCGGTTTCACGGCGGCAGCGGGATGGGGGCGAGTCAGCGCCAAGTGATGAACATCATGTTGCAGTACGGGGCTGTGAATGCGTGCGCCATGGACGGAGGCTCATCAAGTGTGTTGTACAGCAAGGGGAAAATACTCAACTCGCCGTCTACGATTGATCCAAATGGTCAACGTCACCTTCCTGATGCATGGCTTGTGTTTCCAAGCGCCTCGGCTGCGCAGAGCTACCATGTCAATTCATCTTCCAACTAG
- a CDS encoding carboxypeptidase M32, producing MGTQETAQKFRAYVEKMLHYSEAIGLMEWDLRTGAPKQGAELRAEAIGTLSSEVFRMQTAEEMGEYLDRLSTPEALPELDEITAASVTEMKKEYERNSKIPAERFHEFVVLASKAESIWEEAKDKSDFAMFRPYLEQIVAFKREFVEYWGYTDNNKYDTLLDQFEPGLTVAELDPIFANLRRETVDLLQAVTGSGQRVDESKFERRYDPQVQRQLSIRMLEQMGYDFRAGRIDSTVHPFMTALNRYDTRVTTKYLLTDMRSALFSTIHEGGHALYEQGISPDLIGTPLCGGVSNGIHESQSRFWENMIGRSRAFWEYNYKSVLELFPSQFADISLEDFYRGVNVVKPSLIRIEADELTYNLHIMVRYEIEKELVNGSVEVKDLPELWRQKMKDYIGLEPKNDGEGVLQDVHWSGGEFGYFPTYALGNIYAAQFAWAMERDNPNYMDEVRHGELTNIRTWLHDKIHRYGKLRTPSELVEGATGKPLDSQHLVDYLKNKFSALYGL from the coding sequence ATGGGTACACAGGAAACAGCGCAGAAATTTCGCGCATATGTAGAGAAGATGCTCCACTATTCAGAAGCAATCGGCCTAATGGAGTGGGATTTGCGTACAGGAGCACCGAAGCAGGGGGCAGAGTTGCGGGCCGAAGCTATTGGGACGCTGTCTTCCGAAGTCTTTCGAATGCAGACTGCAGAGGAGATGGGAGAGTATCTGGATCGACTGAGTACACCAGAGGCTCTTCCTGAACTTGACGAAATTACTGCAGCCTCCGTGACAGAGATGAAAAAGGAGTACGAACGTAATTCAAAGATTCCTGCCGAGCGATTCCACGAGTTCGTCGTCCTCGCCTCAAAGGCTGAATCAATCTGGGAAGAAGCAAAGGACAAGTCAGATTTCGCAATGTTTCGTCCCTATCTAGAACAGATTGTTGCCTTTAAGAGGGAATTTGTGGAGTACTGGGGCTACACAGACAACAACAAATACGACACGCTGCTCGACCAGTTTGAACCAGGATTGACTGTGGCAGAGCTCGATCCCATTTTTGCAAACCTGCGTCGGGAGACTGTAGACTTGTTGCAAGCGGTCACGGGCTCCGGTCAGCGCGTGGATGAATCAAAGTTTGAGCGCCGCTATGACCCGCAAGTACAAAGGCAGCTTTCCATTCGAATGCTGGAGCAGATGGGATACGATTTCCGTGCAGGCCGAATTGATTCAACTGTGCATCCGTTTATGACGGCATTAAACCGCTATGACACTCGTGTGACGACCAAATATCTGCTGACCGATATGCGCAGTGCGCTCTTTAGCACAATTCACGAAGGTGGGCACGCATTGTACGAGCAGGGCATTTCGCCGGATTTGATAGGAACGCCGCTGTGTGGCGGGGTCAGCAACGGTATTCACGAATCTCAATCGCGGTTCTGGGAAAACATGATTGGCCGCTCACGGGCATTCTGGGAGTACAATTATAAGTCAGTCCTGGAATTGTTTCCAAGTCAATTTGCGGATATTTCACTGGAAGACTTTTATCGCGGTGTCAATGTCGTAAAGCCGTCTTTAATTCGAATTGAAGCAGACGAGCTGACGTATAATCTACACATCATGGTTCGCTACGAAATCGAAAAAGAGCTTGTCAACGGCAGCGTAGAGGTGAAGGACCTGCCGGAGTTATGGCGGCAAAAGATGAAGGATTACATCGGATTGGAACCAAAGAATGACGGTGAAGGAGTTCTTCAGGATGTTCACTGGTCAGGCGGGGAGTTCGGATACTTCCCTACATATGCACTAGGAAACATCTACGCTGCTCAGTTTGCGTGGGCCATGGAACGAGATAATCCAAATTATATGGACGAAGTCCGACACGGGGAATTGACAAACATCAGGACTTGGCTGCATGATAAAATTCATCGTTACGGAAAGTTGCGAACGCCGTCAGAACTGGTTGAGGGAGCTACAGGCAAACCTCTTGATTCGCAGCATCTGGTAGACTATTTGAAAAACAAGTTTTCAGCACTGTATGGACTCTAA
- a CDS encoding co-chaperone YbbN, producing MEFVQSLEEYFTLVRDETPTVMVFTAGWCPDCTFLKTFIDDVKQEYEGKLQMYWIDRDEYGDLCETLDIMGIPSFLAYKDGQVVSRFVNGKRKSKQEVKDFLDDFLSKLAANV from the coding sequence ATGGAATTTGTTCAATCCTTGGAAGAGTATTTTACGTTGGTACGTGATGAGACTCCGACCGTAATGGTCTTTACGGCGGGTTGGTGTCCGGACTGTACCTTTTTGAAGACGTTCATTGATGATGTAAAGCAGGAATATGAAGGTAAACTGCAGATGTACTGGATTGACCGAGATGAGTACGGAGACCTTTGCGAAACACTAGACATCATGGGAATTCCCAGCTTTTTGGCATACAAGGACGGTCAAGTCGTCAGTCGATTTGTTAACGGAAAACGCAAGTCAAAGCAAGAAGTGAAAGACTTTCTCGACGACTTCTTGTCAAAATTAGCAGCCAACGTTTGA
- a CDS encoding cyclase family protein, whose translation MSAKIYDISMPIQPGMPVYKNKPEKQPEFEITSNFPENSVRETRIHLDVHTGTHVDAPLHMMPSGDTIETIPLTDLIRPCSVLDLTQVEKAIHAQDLMPFEITAGDFILLKTRNSFAAEFDFEFVFLAADAAEYLAEKKIKGVGIDALGIERSQPEHTTHKALFGIGAVIIEGLQLGKVEPGRYEMMALPLKLEGLDASPARIVLRELK comes from the coding sequence ATGTCAGCAAAGATTTACGATATCTCCATGCCAATTCAACCGGGTATGCCAGTTTATAAAAACAAGCCGGAGAAACAGCCGGAATTTGAAATCACGTCCAATTTCCCAGAGAATTCCGTTCGGGAAACACGAATTCACCTTGATGTACATACGGGAACACACGTAGATGCCCCGTTGCACATGATGCCATCCGGAGACACAATTGAAACAATTCCCTTAACCGACTTGATAAGACCCTGCTCTGTCCTTGATTTAACCCAGGTCGAGAAAGCAATCCATGCGCAGGACCTGATGCCTTTCGAAATCACTGCCGGGGATTTTATTCTGCTGAAAACAAGAAACTCCTTTGCCGCAGAATTTGACTTCGAATTTGTGTTTCTCGCTGCAGATGCCGCAGAGTACCTTGCCGAAAAGAAAATTAAAGGTGTGGGAATCGATGCGCTCGGCATCGAACGCAGTCAACCTGAACACACAACACATAAGGCTCTGTTCGGAATTGGCGCTGTCATTATTGAGGGTTTGCAATTAGGCAAGGTCGAGCCCGGCAGATACGAGATGATGGCACTCCCTCTGAAACTTGAGGGGCTAGACGCATCTCCTGCACGTATAGTGTTGCGTGAACTAAAGTAG
- a CDS encoding sulfurtransferase — protein MLTDPRQLDKWIQENSVSIFDCRFSLLDKTKGKEQYGKAHIPGALYVDLETDLSSPASREAGRHPLPNPISFAARMSELGAADDNPVVFYDNGEGMAARGWWLMRYIGHKQVYLLDGGFKRWSEEGYEVTDRVEPATAGRLTVSLQEQMIANEATVERISSAQAAGTLVDARAGVRYRGEEEPIDPKAGHIPLARNAPWIEGMDSSGRWLRPEQQRHRFEKILTGDAPVVNYCGSGVTACNNVFAMELAGRKGALLYPGSWSQWCNKAHHAVAVD, from the coding sequence ATGTTGACGGACCCAAGACAACTTGATAAGTGGATTCAGGAGAACTCGGTCAGTATATTTGACTGTCGTTTTTCGCTGCTCGACAAAACAAAAGGAAAAGAGCAGTACGGCAAAGCCCATATTCCTGGTGCGCTTTATGTGGACCTGGAAACAGACTTATCGTCGCCGGCTTCACGTGAAGCCGGACGTCATCCGCTGCCGAACCCCATTTCCTTTGCGGCTCGCATGAGTGAGTTGGGCGCAGCAGATGACAACCCGGTGGTCTTTTATGACAATGGGGAAGGGATGGCTGCCCGCGGTTGGTGGTTAATGCGCTATATTGGTCACAAACAGGTTTATCTGCTGGACGGCGGCTTCAAGCGTTGGTCTGAAGAAGGATATGAAGTTACAGACAGGGTTGAGCCCGCGACAGCCGGCCGGTTGACCGTCAGCCTGCAGGAACAGATGATTGCAAACGAGGCAACGGTTGAACGGATTTCTTCGGCCCAAGCCGCAGGAACTCTGGTTGATGCAAGAGCTGGTGTTCGATACAGAGGTGAGGAAGAGCCCATTGATCCAAAGGCGGGTCATATTCCCTTGGCAAGAAACGCGCCGTGGATAGAAGGAATGGATTCCAGCGGCAGGTGGTTGCGGCCAGAGCAGCAACGTCATCGGTTTGAGAAGATTTTAACAGGCGATGCCCCAGTAGTGAACTACTGCGGGTCAGGTGTCACAGCCTGCAACAATGTATTTGCGATGGAGCTTGCCGGTCGCAAAGGAGCTCTCCTGTATCCTGGGAGTTGGAGTCAGTGGTGTAATAAAGCACATCATGCCGTTGCGGTCGATTGA
- the zwf gene encoding glucose-6-phosphate dehydrogenase, with amino-acid sequence MSNSTQKVTEAPEHTFVLFGATGDLAQRKLFPALFSLYLGGALSSQYSVVGVARRKLDTAEFRQKVRDAIEEFSRQPVPDENTWNQFIQHFSYVALDVNNANHFCDLDDHISKVEKERGVEEQNRMFYLAMAPEFFGTVTTNLKSCNLTKNQGWKRLIIEKPFGWDYQSAEELNKELRQVFEEEEIYRIDHYLGKEMVQNIEVIRFANSIFRPVWNNQAIANVQITSSETVGVEDRASYYDKAGALRDMIQNHMLQMVMMIAMEPPSRLKNEAIRDEKVKVLRSLRRYSEIDVKDHVVRGQYQAGKLKGEQVPGYRDENNVDDDSQTETFVAARLYIDNFRWAGVPFYLRTGKRLAGKSTEIVIQFHDMPKNLYFNPNGNLNPNLLVIRVSPAEGISLLLNAKHPGQNEETVVPVKMEFSQEEDKSSPEAYERLLHDALVGDSTFFTRWDEVSLAWKFVDPIARAFNSDVGPELSFYDAGSYGPKRADELLQEDGFFWWPFHVEAPSAEAKKEPLEAAVSTKQP; translated from the coding sequence ATGTCAAACTCGACTCAAAAAGTTACAGAAGCCCCTGAACATACCTTCGTGCTGTTTGGGGCCACCGGCGACCTTGCACAAAGAAAGTTGTTCCCCGCGCTGTTCAGCCTCTATCTTGGTGGAGCACTCTCAAGTCAATACAGCGTTGTTGGTGTTGCGCGCAGAAAGTTGGATACAGCAGAGTTTCGCCAGAAGGTGCGTGATGCGATTGAGGAATTTTCGAGGCAGCCCGTTCCTGACGAGAACACTTGGAACCAATTCATTCAGCACTTCAGCTATGTCGCGCTGGATGTGAACAACGCCAATCACTTTTGCGATCTCGATGACCACATCAGCAAGGTTGAGAAAGAACGTGGTGTCGAGGAGCAGAACCGAATGTTTTATCTGGCCATGGCACCCGAGTTTTTTGGTACGGTCACAACCAACCTGAAAAGCTGCAATCTTACCAAGAACCAAGGTTGGAAACGTCTCATTATTGAAAAGCCGTTTGGTTGGGATTATCAAAGTGCTGAGGAGCTAAATAAAGAACTGCGTCAGGTATTTGAGGAGGAAGAGATTTACCGCATTGACCACTATCTTGGTAAAGAAATGGTACAAAATATTGAAGTCATCCGTTTTGCCAATTCAATCTTCCGCCCTGTCTGGAACAATCAAGCTATTGCCAATGTCCAGATTACATCCAGTGAGACGGTGGGGGTTGAAGACAGAGCTTCGTATTACGACAAGGCTGGCGCCCTGAGGGACATGATTCAGAACCACATGTTACAAATGGTGATGATGATTGCCATGGAGCCGCCCAGCCGGCTCAAAAATGAAGCCATTCGAGACGAGAAAGTGAAGGTGCTCAGGTCTCTGCGCAGATACAGCGAGATTGACGTGAAGGACCATGTTGTCAGAGGGCAGTATCAAGCAGGGAAGCTCAAAGGAGAACAAGTCCCGGGTTATCGAGATGAGAACAATGTAGACGATGACTCGCAGACGGAAACCTTTGTGGCCGCGCGCCTGTATATCGACAACTTCCGCTGGGCCGGCGTCCCGTTTTACTTGAGAACCGGAAAGCGCCTGGCTGGGAAATCCACAGAGATTGTTATCCAATTTCACGACATGCCAAAGAATCTCTACTTTAATCCGAATGGCAACTTAAACCCGAACCTGCTGGTCATACGCGTGAGTCCTGCAGAGGGCATTTCCTTGTTGTTAAACGCCAAACACCCAGGTCAAAACGAGGAAACCGTGGTACCGGTCAAAATGGAGTTCAGCCAAGAAGAAGACAAATCGTCGCCAGAGGCCTATGAGCGGTTGCTGCACGACGCCTTAGTCGGGGATTCCACTTTCTTCACGAGGTGGGATGAAGTGTCTCTGGCTTGGAAGTTTGTCGATCCCATTGCCCGCGCCTTCAACTCTGACGTCGGCCCGGAACTCAGCTTTTACGATGCCGGCTCCTATGGACCTAAGCGCGCAGACGAATTGCTGCAGGAAGACGGCTTTTTCTGGTGGCCGTTCCATGTCGAGGCTCCGTCGGCAGAAGCCAAAAAAGAACCCCTTGAAGCCGCGGTGTCAACCAAACAACCTTGA
- a CDS encoding acyl-CoA dehydrogenase family protein has protein sequence MPGDQWFVRNREEQDRHGLIQQVATEFSKTAPQYDEAGTFPHEHINRLREIGYVSWTTPRKYGGKEISLYEMLLHQEQLARGDGSTALAMGWHMGMMLNLRASLAFPEEIFAEVARSVVEKGALINSCASEPATGSPSRGGRPQTTARKVDGGYIINGRKTFSTLSPALDWILVTAGLEGETGIGEFLLTKKDIRIVETWNVLGMRATGSHDIVMEEVFVPDDYLISTLEAGEPKKRNQDGGGWLLHVPACYMGVALNARDIAVRYAASYQPNSLPHPISEVDHIQSKLGAMELKLLSARTLMYDLASRWDDAGEAERRSLRPQFGAVKTFTTNAAMEVVDLAMRVVGARSLWKDMTLERLYRDVRAGLHNPPMDDVVYKSLTKEAIRELT, from the coding sequence ATGCCGGGAGACCAGTGGTTTGTTCGAAATCGGGAAGAACAAGACCGTCATGGATTGATTCAGCAGGTTGCAACAGAATTCAGCAAAACGGCACCGCAGTATGATGAGGCAGGTACATTTCCTCATGAGCACATCAACCGGTTGCGAGAAATTGGCTATGTCAGTTGGACTACACCGCGAAAATACGGGGGCAAGGAGATTAGCCTCTATGAAATGCTGTTACACCAGGAGCAGCTTGCCCGAGGGGATGGTTCGACCGCCCTTGCGATGGGCTGGCACATGGGAATGATGCTGAATCTGCGAGCCAGCCTTGCTTTTCCTGAAGAAATTTTTGCGGAAGTGGCGAGGAGTGTTGTGGAGAAGGGAGCTCTGATTAACAGTTGTGCTTCTGAACCCGCAACCGGGAGTCCGAGCAGAGGGGGGCGCCCTCAGACCACTGCTCGCAAGGTGGATGGAGGATACATCATCAACGGCCGCAAGACCTTCAGTACACTGAGCCCAGCTTTGGACTGGATTTTGGTAACAGCCGGTCTTGAAGGGGAGACGGGTATCGGCGAGTTTCTGCTGACAAAGAAGGACATCCGAATTGTTGAAACCTGGAATGTACTGGGTATGCGCGCAACCGGGAGTCACGATATTGTCATGGAAGAGGTCTTTGTACCGGACGACTACCTAATATCCACATTGGAAGCCGGAGAGCCGAAAAAACGCAACCAAGACGGCGGCGGATGGCTGTTGCATGTTCCCGCGTGCTACATGGGCGTAGCCCTAAATGCACGGGATATTGCTGTGAGATATGCGGCTAGTTACCAGCCGAACAGTCTACCTCACCCGATTTCCGAGGTCGACCACATTCAATCTAAACTTGGCGCCATGGAACTGAAACTGCTTTCTGCCAGAACCTTGATGTACGATTTGGCCAGTCGTTGGGATGATGCAGGAGAAGCAGAGCGCCGCAGCCTTCGCCCGCAATTCGGCGCAGTTAAGACGTTTACAACCAACGCTGCTATGGAAGTCGTGGACCTTGCCATGCGCGTGGTTGGTGCGCGGAGCTTGTGGAAAGATATGACTTTGGAACGGTTGTATCGGGATGTTAGAGCGGGCCTGCATAATCCGCCAATGGACGATGTAGTATACAAGTCACTCACAAAGGAAGCCATTCGCGAGTT